The proteins below come from a single Drosophila suzukii chromosome X, CBGP_Dsuzu_IsoJpt1.0, whole genome shotgun sequence genomic window:
- the LOC108016699 gene encoding uncharacterized protein gives MNPFRPRLNANHHHHRARLNLDRLPGDMDRHVERSADGSVDRRLRLTQMPAIRLRLDRRQDVERFMMNMRILLQRQRANFNLGAGDGVYVWNWHEPPMATGLMGEGDGEGYGDLIAEPEAPPPPPPPRALPPNA, from the coding sequence ATGAACCCGTTTCGACCACGTCTCAATGCGAATCACCATCATCATCGCGCCCGCTTGAATCTGGACCGTTTGCCCGGCGATATGGATCGCCATGTGGAGAGATCGGCGGATGGGTCCGTGGATAGACGACTACGGCTCACCCAAATGCCGGCGATTCGATTGCGTCTGGACCGTCGGCAGGACGTGGAGCGTTTCATGATGAACATGCGTATTCTTCTGCAACGCCAGAGGGCCAACTTCAATCTGGGAGCCGGCGATGGTGTCTATGTGTGGAATTGGCATGAGCCCCCGATGGCCACCGGTTTGATGGGCGAGGGCGATGGCGAGGGCTATGGCGATCTGATTGCCGAGCCGGaggcaccaccaccaccaccaccaccgcgTGCCTTGCCGCCCAACGCCTAG